The following are encoded together in the Tripterygium wilfordii isolate XIE 37 chromosome 18, ASM1340144v1, whole genome shotgun sequence genome:
- the LOC119984584 gene encoding LOB domain-containing protein 2-like, with translation MMLRNSDNNENNGAEGAATQPACAACKHQRKRCKRECILAPHFPADKTKEFQAVHKVFGVSNLGKLMSCVREVDRKKASESFIWEANCRLQDPALGPQGEYLKVCEELKKYKKLCEDLSRTVQLHRTTTLPGGVIGWNGTNGMGNGIMNSNNNAFSYNNDTGNNLMVDLSSYGFHSHYVQNPDKVLKQQKDVVGPIVVPYQQPQQQNSVNTGYHQQFYLPAGQYGSVNAKTMDGTIWEDES, from the exons ATGATGCTCAGGAACAGTGACAATAACGAGAACAATGGCGCTGAGGGAGCAGCGACACAACCAGCATGCGCTGCTTGCAAGCATCAGAGGAAGAGGTGCAAAAGAGAGTGCATACTGGCACCACATTTTCCTGCTGATAAAACCAAAGAATTCCAAGCTGTTCACAAAGTGTTTGGAGTTAGCAATTTAGGGAAACTTATGAGTTGTGTCAGGGAAGTGGATAGAAAGAAGGCGTCGGAATCGTTCATATGGGAAGCTAATTGCAGGCTACAAGATCCAGCTTTAGGTCCTCAAGGAGAATACCTGAAAGTTTGCGAGGAACTGAAGAAGTACAAGAAACTATGTGAGGATCTGAGCCGGACGGTGCAGTTACACAGAACGACAACACTGCCGGGGGGTGTCATCGGATGGAATGGGACTAATGGGATGGGGAATGGAATCATGAATAGCAATAATAATGCATTCAGCTACAACAACGATACCGGTAATAACTTGATGGTAGATTTGAGTTCCTATGGTTTTCATTCACATTATGTTCAGAATCCAGATAAAGTACTAAAGCAACAAAAAGATGTTGTTGGCCCTATTGTTGTTCCATACCAACAGCCACAGCAGCAGAATTCAGTCAATACTGGATATCATCAGCAGTTCTATCTTCCTGCCG GTCAATATGGTTCAGTGAATGCCAAGACAATGGATGGTACAATATGGGAAGATGAATCCTAG
- the LOC119984585 gene encoding glucosidase 2 subunit beta-like isoform X3 — protein MTHALIFVLLIVGSCIVIDSVHALSSLLGVHPLDERYYASKVIKCKDGSKSFARDRLNDNFCDCVDGTDEPGTSACPAGKFYCRNVGSTPRFIFSSRVNDLICDCCDGSDEYDGHMKCPNTCFVGGNLEYKAGNYISTISDLGSNDIPEFKTGVILPDYIPKV, from the exons ATGACGCATGCTCTTATTTTCGTTCTTCTAATCGTGGGTTCCTGCATCGTCATCGATTCAGTCCACGCGCTATCGTCTCTCCTCGGAGTCCACCCTTTAG ATGAAAGGTACTATGCTTCTAAGGTCATCAAGTGCAAGGACGGCTCTAAGTCCTTTGCCAGAGACCGTCTGAACGACAATTTCTGCGATTGTGTCGATGGAACCGATGAGCCCG GAACTTCAGCCTGCCCTGCTGGCAAATTTTACTGTAGAAATGTTGGAAGTACTCCTCGATTTATTTTCTCATCTCGTGTTAACGATCTTATTTGTG ATTGTTGTGATGGAAGCGATGAGTACGATGGTCATATGAAGTGCCCAAACACATGCTTCGTGGGTGGGAATTTGGAGTACAAGGCTGGAAACTATATCTCAACGATTAGTGATCTGGGCTCCAATGACATTCCTGAGTTCAAAACTGGAGTTATTTTGCCAGACTATATCCCCAAG GTTTGA
- the LOC119984585 gene encoding glucosidase 2 subunit beta-like isoform X2, whose protein sequence is MTHALIFVLLIVGSCIVIDSVHALSSLLGVHPLDERYYASKVIKCKDGSKSFARDRLNDNFCDCVDGTDEPGTSACPAGKFYCRNVGSTPRFIFSSRVNDLICDCCDGSDEYDGHMKCPNTCFVGGNLEYKAGNYISTISDLGSNDIPEFKTGVILPDYIPKVKGLPH, encoded by the exons ATGACGCATGCTCTTATTTTCGTTCTTCTAATCGTGGGTTCCTGCATCGTCATCGATTCAGTCCACGCGCTATCGTCTCTCCTCGGAGTCCACCCTTTAG ATGAAAGGTACTATGCTTCTAAGGTCATCAAGTGCAAGGACGGCTCTAAGTCCTTTGCCAGAGACCGTCTGAACGACAATTTCTGCGATTGTGTCGATGGAACCGATGAGCCCG GAACTTCAGCCTGCCCTGCTGGCAAATTTTACTGTAGAAATGTTGGAAGTACTCCTCGATTTATTTTCTCATCTCGTGTTAACGATCTTATTTGTG ATTGTTGTGATGGAAGCGATGAGTACGATGGTCATATGAAGTGCCCAAACACATGCTTCGTGGGTGGGAATTTGGAGTACAAGGCTGGAAACTATATCTCAACGATTAGTGATCTGGGCTCCAATGACATTCCTGAGTTCAAAACTGGAGTTATTTTGCCAGACTATATCCCCAAGGTGAAAG GTCTTCCTCATTAG
- the LOC119984585 gene encoding glucosidase 2 subunit beta-like isoform X1: protein MTHALIFVLLIVGSCIVIDSVHALSSLLGVHPLDERYYASKVIKCKDGSKSFARDRLNDNFCDCVDGTDEPGTSACPAGKFYCRNVGSTPRFIFSSRVNDLICDCCDGSDEYDGHMKCPNTCFVGGNLEYKAGNYISTISDLGSNDIPEFKTGVILPDYIPKVKGLKIIIIVQVFLISCVVIYPIYHRRARSRKRRYH from the exons ATGACGCATGCTCTTATTTTCGTTCTTCTAATCGTGGGTTCCTGCATCGTCATCGATTCAGTCCACGCGCTATCGTCTCTCCTCGGAGTCCACCCTTTAG ATGAAAGGTACTATGCTTCTAAGGTCATCAAGTGCAAGGACGGCTCTAAGTCCTTTGCCAGAGACCGTCTGAACGACAATTTCTGCGATTGTGTCGATGGAACCGATGAGCCCG GAACTTCAGCCTGCCCTGCTGGCAAATTTTACTGTAGAAATGTTGGAAGTACTCCTCGATTTATTTTCTCATCTCGTGTTAACGATCTTATTTGTG ATTGTTGTGATGGAAGCGATGAGTACGATGGTCATATGAAGTGCCCAAACACATGCTTCGTGGGTGGGAATTTGGAGTACAAGGCTGGAAACTATATCTCAACGATTAGTGATCTGGGCTCCAATGACATTCCTGAGTTCAAAACTGGAGTTATTTTGCCAGACTATATCCCCAAGGTGAAAG GTTTGAAGATCATAATAATCGTACAGGTCTTCCTCATTAGTTGTGTTGTGATCTACCCAATTTACCATCGTCGCGCCAGATCTAGAAAAAGGCGGTACCATTGA
- the LOC119984819 gene encoding basic leucine zipper 34-like — MAQLPPKIPNWPDFSHQRVASMGALPHDNATTTTTQNPSWVDEFLDFSTTRRGTHQRSISDSIAFLEAPMVDECRSGGGGAPHPPGNSDHNHHHHEFDKFDDEQFMSMFNDDDLSNAVAATASSNPSSSSDRNSINDEKEPTPSDQKHQIRVAESDEMQSQDESETLGFGNNSISAPETSSNDRIIDPKRVKRILANRQSAQRSRVRKLQYVSVLERSVTSLQSEVSVLSPRVAFLDHQRLLLNVDNSSLKQRIVALAQDKIFKDAHQEALKREIERLRQVYNEQNLKKMETGAPISSSPATESKPHNTDQKDQQQLLQVIRLQSDECIFSEVD, encoded by the exons ATGGCACAATTACctcccaaaattccaaattggCCTGATTTTTCTCACCAAAGAGTAGCTTCAATGGGTGCATTACCACACGATAAtgcaaccaccaccaccacacaaAACCCTTCATGGGTGGACGAATTCCTCGACTTCTCGACGACGAGACGCGGGACCCACCAGCGATCCATCAGCGACTCCATTGCCTTCCTTGAGGCACCAATGGTCGACGAATGTCGCAGCGGTGGGGGCGGCGCACCACATCCTCCAGGGAATTCTGATCACAACCATCATCACCATGAATTTGATAAGTTTGATGATGAACAATTCATGTCAATGTTCAATGATGATGATTTGTCTAATGCTGTGGCCGCCACTGCGTCGTCGAACCCGTCCTCTTCGTCTGATCGGAATAGTATTAACGACGAGAAGGAACCCACACCGTCCGATCAAAAGCACCAAATAAGGGTTGCTGAATCTGATGAGATGCAAAGCCAAGACGAGTCCGAGACACTGGGATTCGGGAATAATTCCATATCCGCACCAGAAACAAGTTCAAATGATCGAATAATCGACCCTAAAAGGGTCAAGAG aatTTTGGCAAATAGACAGTCTGCACAAAGATCAAGAGTGAGGAAGCTACAATATGTATCAGTGCTTGAACGTAGTGTAACATCATTACAA TCTGAAGTTTCCGTGTTGTCACCGAGAGTTGCATTTTTAGATCATCAACGCTTGCTTCTGAATGTTGACAATAGTTCTCTTAAGCaaagaattgttgccttggctCAAGATAAGATCTTCAAAGATG CTCATCAAGAAGCACTtaagagagaaatagagagactGAGGCAAGTGTACAACGAACAGAACCTCAAGAAGATGGAAACTGGAGCACCAATATCATCGTCCCCAGCAACTGAATCCAAGCCTCATAATACTGACCAGAAAGATCAACAACAGCTTCTCCAAGTAATTCGACTCCAATCCGATGAATGTATATTCTCTGAAGTTGACTAA
- the LOC119984422 gene encoding E3 ubiquitin-protein ligase ATL41-like: MSFRDDGDDDFNESFRFRHKNPYSISGKIMVTAITSLSIVIVVVAALHIYARCALRRQARRRRAVFHGLGLTVNQVHEPPKGLDPTVIASLPIFVVKQTDGQDRDTMTPVECAVCLSLLEEEEMARLLPNCKHTFHAECIDKWLTSHSTCPICRAEAEPRLLQPEPREGPAGEAASAPPVDRALVCIEGSSESDGGAKFIGSSPRLNSFRRMLSRDRSFRRLQEDHSVDLERQ, encoded by the coding sequence aTGAGCTTCCGCGACGATGGCGATGACGACTTCAATGAATCTTTCCGGTTCCGTCACAAGAATCCTTACAGCATCAGCGGAAAAATCATGGTCACAGCCATAACATCACTATCCATCGTCATTGTAGTCGTTGCGGCGCTTCACATTTATGCAAGGTGCGCTCTACGACGCCAAGCCCGTCGCCGCCGGGCCGTGTTTCATGGATTGGGCCTAACCGTAAACCAAGTGCACGAACCACCCAAGGGACTTGATCCGACGGTCATCGCTTCGCTCCCCATATTCGTAGTCAAACAAACGGACGGTCAAGATCGTGACACAATGACTCCGGTGGAGTGCGCTGTTTGTTTGAGTTTGTTAGAGGAGGAAGAGATGGCGAGGCTGTTGCCAAACTGTAAGCATACTTTTCATGCCGAGTGTATAGACAAGTGGTTGACGTCACATTCTACGTGCCCTATTTGCCGGGCCGAGGCGGAGCCGCGGCTGCTGCAACCGGAGCCCCGGGAGGGCCCGGCAGGTGAAGCGGCCTCCGCGCCACCGGTGGATCGTGCATTAGTGTGCATTGAAGGATCATCGGAATCTGATGGAGGAGCTAAATTCATTGGCTCCAGCCCGCGATTGAATTCGTTTCGAAGAATGTTGAGCAGAGATCGATCTTTCAGGAGACTGCAGGAAGATCATTCGGTAGATTTAGAAAGACAGTGA